The following are from one region of the Rhipicephalus microplus isolate Deutch F79 chromosome 1, USDA_Rmic, whole genome shotgun sequence genome:
- the LOC119185833 gene encoding hypoxanthine-guanine phosphoribosyltransferase isoform X1 — MPETNEKCGKDVRHTARRARLKKKTKRRPKLRKSGVARRRKIPDNFTGYSTDLFCIPKHYKDDVECVFLPCGLVQDRIERMAQDIVLHYHDKPFRALCVLKGGYRFFADMLDKVRHYYHFNQCSTPFSTDFIRVKSYVNDKSSGEVTVMGLDSMEALKGQNILIVEDIIETGKTMAALVKYLKAFEPKEVKVSSLFVKRSPRSSGYKPDYCGFELPDKFVVGYALDYNDHFRDLSHVCIISSEGKKKYAEARS, encoded by the exons atgccagagacCAACGAGAAGTGCGGAAAAGACGTCCGGCACACAGCACGCCGTGCTCGTCTCAAGAAAAAAACCAAGAGGCGCCCGAAGTTGCGAAAGAGCGGGGTAGCGCGGAGAAGAAAA ATACCAGACAACTTCACTGGCTACAGCACCGATCTTTTCTGTATTCCGAAGCATTACAAAGATGATGTTGAATGTGTCTTCCTCCCGTGCGGACTCGTTCAAGACAG GATAGAGCGGATGGCCCAAGACATTGTCTTGCACTACCACGACAAGCCATTCCGGGCACTGTGTGTCCTTAAAGGAGGCTATCGCTTTTTTGCTGACATGCTGGACAAGGTGCGTCACTACTACCACTTCAACCAGTGCTCAACGCCATTCTCTACGGACTTTATCAGAGTCAAAAGTTATGTG AATGACAAGTCATCTGGTGAAGTAACCGTTATGGGACTGGACAGCATGGAAGCACTCAAGGGACAG AACATCCTGATTGTTGAAGACATCATTGAAACTGGGAAAACAATGGCTGCTCTTGTGAAATACCTCAAGGCTTTTGAACCTAAAGAGGTCAAGGTCTCCAG CTTGTTTGTCAAGAGGAGCCCCAGAAGTTCTGGCTACAAGCCAGATT ACTGTGGCTTTGAATTACCTGACAAGTTCGTTGTTGGCTATGCCCTTGATTACAACGACCATTTTCGTGATCTAAGT
- the LOC119185833 gene encoding hypoxanthine-guanine phosphoribosyltransferase isoform X2, with protein MDGKNCVVIPDNFTGYSTDLFCIPKHYKDDVECVFLPCGLVQDRIERMAQDIVLHYHDKPFRALCVLKGGYRFFADMLDKVRHYYHFNQCSTPFSTDFIRVKSYVNDKSSGEVTVMGLDSMEALKGQNILIVEDIIETGKTMAALVKYLKAFEPKEVKVSSLFVKRSPRSSGYKPDYCGFELPDKFVVGYALDYNDHFRDLSHVCIISSEGKKKYAEARS; from the exons ATGGACGGGAAGAATTGCGTGGTC ATACCAGACAACTTCACTGGCTACAGCACCGATCTTTTCTGTATTCCGAAGCATTACAAAGATGATGTTGAATGTGTCTTCCTCCCGTGCGGACTCGTTCAAGACAG GATAGAGCGGATGGCCCAAGACATTGTCTTGCACTACCACGACAAGCCATTCCGGGCACTGTGTGTCCTTAAAGGAGGCTATCGCTTTTTTGCTGACATGCTGGACAAGGTGCGTCACTACTACCACTTCAACCAGTGCTCAACGCCATTCTCTACGGACTTTATCAGAGTCAAAAGTTATGTG AATGACAAGTCATCTGGTGAAGTAACCGTTATGGGACTGGACAGCATGGAAGCACTCAAGGGACAG AACATCCTGATTGTTGAAGACATCATTGAAACTGGGAAAACAATGGCTGCTCTTGTGAAATACCTCAAGGCTTTTGAACCTAAAGAGGTCAAGGTCTCCAG CTTGTTTGTCAAGAGGAGCCCCAGAAGTTCTGGCTACAAGCCAGATT ACTGTGGCTTTGAATTACCTGACAAGTTCGTTGTTGGCTATGCCCTTGATTACAACGACCATTTTCGTGATCTAAGT